The genomic interval ttttttttgaaGAGCTACTGTTGCACTTAATGAACATTCCAGTTGTACCGATGTTTCAGAATGGCacaagctttttcattttggaaaaaactgcattttttttattactgtacaAGTAAACTGCAGCCCTGCAAGGTTCTGTAGCAGTATAAATAAACGGCATCTTACAGTTACATAAGACAAATactctttattttgtttaaactgaatATACAATTATTTCTGTTCCCTAGGCAACCATTTGAAACTACAACTTATTTTTCACATTAACAAAACCACAGACTGGAAAAGACCAACTCTGATTATGAAGAGctaattacagaaataaataaaataatttatacatGAGCCTTTAGTTTCTatagtttttttctcttgaacCCTAGCAAACAGGCTGCTCAGCCTAGTGTCTGTTTCAACCCTTGAACGTAgggattaatttttcctttgccttaAGCCCCCTACGCCCGAGTTCTCATAGAGCTATATCTCCAAGACCAGgccacctccacaacaccctccccccccctaTCTAGCAACTTGCTGCATAATTCACCTCTAGAGAGGTGGCTGGTAGTGTAACGTAAACAGCGAGACAGACAAGTGTTTCCATCTTACTTGCCAAAACCTTCAAAAGTTACAAGCTTTTGGGGGGATGCTGCCGGGTCCTAGTAGCTTCCCTTTCTCACAGACCTTCCCTTTTTATTCCGCTTGCTGTAGtgatgaaactaaaaaaaaaaaaaaagttagacttTTCACAACTATTGTTTCTGAACTGTATCCATTGCCAGCAACGGACTCTTCAGgaacaagcagaacagaaaaatccCATAAGCATCTGTGACTTGAGTCCTATGGTGTAGAAGTACTGATGAACCAGATGAGATGGGAATAGAGACCATTTCTTCATGATGCTGCTCGTGCTCCCTGAAGTCTTTGATGGAATACATTTCTTCCTGAAATGTAACAGTCCCTTACTCCATACGTTACAAGAGTCAGTAAGTGCAGAAATCCTCACCCATTCTTCATGAAACATGTGCAAACTAATTCTTGCTGCGGCACTAAGAGGCTACGGTCCACAATCCTTGGCTTCTGTCCAGTTTTCAAGATAGGCAGTTCAGCACACTAGTAACAAAGTCTGATCAAAAGTTGACCATGTGGCTCCTAGCAGTAAGCACTGCAACAGAGATTCTTTGAAACACGGAAACGCCTTGGCTGAAAAGTAGTAAACCGGGCGTCAGTTGGCTGCTCTGTAACCCTTTCCAAGTGAGGTAAATAGCCTGAGCAGAAAAAGTGCGCTGTAGTCATTTCAAATGGTAAATCTTTGTTTAAGGACATGGACTGACTGCTTTCTTTGGAAACGTGGCACAAGGTTGTTACTAATTCACAATGAGAGCACGGTCAATAGAAAAATGGACATAATTACTGTTTCTCAGTGGCAGCTCACTAAATCCTCAACATCCTTTGAATCCTCCGAGTCAGGACTGCCCAATGATGAACCAATAATGTGCGACCCATCTCCATGATGCTGTAGGATGGGATCTGCCAAGAGATGCAGTACATTAGAACTCCTTATTTATTGTGCCGTTGAAATAATATTCTGTCCTTGAAACAGATTCCGTCCCGTTGAAACAAATTTCTGTCTTTTGACAAGACAGAAAACGCCGTCTGAGCTTTGAACCAATTTTAAGCCACGTTACACGAGCTAGTCAGTTCTCAATTATCAGTTTCAAGATAAGCCTTGAGTAATATATAGATGCAACCAGCGTGATTTAAATTTGGATCCAGCAGGTCTTACTAGCTAGGGCTCAATGCTGACCCTCAGATAGCTCTGCAGTGAGATCCTTCCTCCACAAAGGAATATTTATTTAGGTGCATCACTGGAAGAATACATCTGTGCTGCTTCCAAGGCTGGGCTGGCTCTTGGCATTTGGGAAGTGTTGCACAAGCTAACAAACCTTTCCAGATGAGTGCTGTGCAAACACCTCCCCCAGGAAAACCCAGCCCTTCATCTAAGATAACAAGCAATCAGTTGCACTTCTGATGCCTTTGGTCTTCTCTCAGATGAGAAACAAATTTAGTTCAAGCACCAGCCAGGAAGAAACGCACATTAAACAGAGTTACTCATTAGCCTGTGTATACCAATTCTAGGCTCAATGATAAGGGAAGCCGCTCAGTGACAACGCTGCTGCTGTTCTAACGCTTTTCCCGTGAGGTTAAGCTGCGTTCAGACTAATTTTCTTCTACTGAAGTAAGTGGGGTAACCAGCTTGCTTACAAAGTTTCACAGTAATTACATGGAAAGCAGTTTAAGAGAAAGCAAGGATCTATAAACTGGTGTCTACAGGAACTCAGAACTGCCACACTGAATTAATCCTGTCTCCAGCGTCAACTATATAAAAGGACCATCCTACCTGTTAGGGTTGTCAGGGGCAAGACTGATTCGCTGTCTATATCGTCCGATGTCTGGATGAAACCATGAGAAGAAGGAACAATAAGGACAGTCTCATCATCTATTGTAGGCTGATCAACTTGTTCTTCTATTGTTGGAGAACCCAGGTCCTGAACAATAGAAAACAGAAGGACAGGACATGAAAGGTACATTCTTGGTAGCACAGACAGGAAAACCTGCTTTGGCCAGCCATACTCCATAACAAGCAACAGACTGCCTggatgaattttatttcattaaattgACACGCCAACACCTGAGTTAGCTACCCTAGCACTGCTATGGCATGTTTCATCCTAGTGTAGGCAGCTAAAAAATGAGATGCCCTGAGAGCAGTATGAGGGCacatggagaggaaaaggagaggcgGCAGAGTGGTGATAAAACATTACTTTAAGTAAAATATTCTGTCTATAGAAAGTAATAATTAATCTTTTCCCTTACTTACTATTTAGATGATCTGACATACTGAACCAACACCTTTATAGTACTTACCAGCTCCACAATTGCTATAGCTTTAACCTGAACTTCATATATGAGTTTCACTACTCCTGCTTCTCTATTAAGTTTTAACTACTGGACCCGCAGCTCAAGAGACCAATTTTAATTGCTCTGCTTTGTCCTGTGAGTCACTGATATAGAGTGGCGCCGAACTTTTTAGCTGAACCTCACTAGGTCAGAAAATTAGCAACACGCTGATTCCCTCCAGGTTCAAGCTGTCAATGTCCCCGCTCTtccacagctgctgctgcctgctctttctAGGCTCTGGTAGTGCTGACACTGAAAAGGGAGTAACACATCTGGCTTACTCAGTGTCACAGCACACTCCTGTGGACTCCTGGCTCTGGGAACGCAGTGGAAAGACACCCTGGCTAATCCTGCCAAAACAGGCACAGATATTTGAATTCCAGTTTTTTTGTGTATAATGCTTATGGTTTGTTCATGCATCAGGAACCACCGATGCAGAACGCTAGCAACCGTAGCTGACAGGGTGAATGTAGCTGGATTTATCTCAGTTTTCAGAGGTAGGGGGAAGTGTTTTAGAGCGATAACAGCCCCCTGTGTTCAGGACAATCCTGAAGTTCCAGCCAGTTTCAGGAGAACTTGCTTACCTGTATATTTTCACAGTGTACTTTTTGTAAAGAAAGCTGCATGGTAACATTACCTTTCTCTGGTGCTGCTGAAGAGCAGGAATTCATTACCTGCGCTGCAACTCAGAGATTTAAACTTAGTCCAAGGGTGTACCCATTCATGCAAGGCACAGTACGCTCAAccagaaaaagcagcttttctgcagagagctcagctgGACCTGCCCACGATAAGCAGTGTGTCGCAAGGCTTGAAACTGGGGAAAGGAGGCACGAAAAACTAAAAAAGCCATTGTGGCAAATGGGCACCTCTCCCAGCCAGAAATAATCTGCAGCACGATTGCCTTCTTCCCACTACCCACACCCACAACGACAATACAATATTGACAAGTGCATAAAGATAACACTGACTTAGAGAGAGTAAAATTTAGAGAGGTTTTTTAGAGTAGCTTTTTACTTAGAATCACTCTGATAGTTCTTTCCTGAAATTTAAACGTGTCAAACTTGAATCCAACTAGAAGAATAAAGCAAATGAGAATTTCAAGTCCAGTTTGCTTTTTtgtacagaaataaattttaatacCTCTCTATACACTGTTAGCCATAAGTAACTTCTATCAAGTTCAATTAGAAACTGTGTTTATAGCACAAACGTACAGATTCCTGCTTGAGAAGCTGAAATTTTGAACTGAAAGCTGACGGGCTGCCTCAACCATCACAAATTTTATCACAATTGTGTAAACTACAagacaagaaagaggaaaatggaagaagaatCCTCAGCTTTGGATGTATGCAGGATACAGACACTTCTGTAGTAGCAGACTGTTAAGGCATACAAAGATCCTCCTCTTAATAAGAGCACAATGAATATGCAGTGCCTCTCTATTTACCTTTGCAAAGACAAAGCCTAACAAAGTTCAAGCATATTAATAgcgtattttttttccagagtggttTACAGCAACTGTAAAACGTATCATTTCGAGAAGAGGAGGGGACATCTGAATCTACTTCATCTCTTTTTGCAGTCTAACCTAACCCAGCTTTTAAGGAAAAGATATTTCACACCAAAGAGAGTGTCTTATTTTTAATGCTCCTATTTTCTTTGTCTTATTCATTACTATAGTTCCAGCAACTGTAAGACGGAGGAATTTAGTATAAACAATCCAAATGCCTGAATTAATGTGGATAACCTCGTATCTGCTACTGTAGTGCTGGAGCCGACGAAAACTGAGGCCAGAGAGAGCCATGGCTTATAtgcttttcatttcaatttaacAAATATTTAACTGGTCTACTTTGCTTAATAAAAGTCCTCAAAAATGAAAGCTGGGATGCACCTAAAGACAGGTTATTAGATTCATAGAGCACGAGTGAAATACTGTACCTAACCTTCCTTGCTCTGTAAAGTACACATGTTGGGCAATTTTACACCAGGTTTAAAGCAACAGCGTCAAACAGTAATCAGATGAATTCCACTGTTAGGTGCCATTTCTACTCCCACAGCCACCTGATcacacagatatatattttcCACAGTCAGCAGGCAATGCAGTCTGAGCAGTGAAGCAACTCCCCAGCTAGCGAGCGGCTTCAGATCAAGCCAAGTCTAAACTTTGTTCCAAATTAAAGCCCATCCCTTCCACACCCATATAACATTAATGAAATGGAAGGACAGAGCATCTGAACAAAACGCGCTTAGAGCTACGACATGCATTAAATCACTGACATATTCATATTAATAGCTGGACATGAAGGTTCAGAGAGACAATGAAATCATTCTCTCTCcatgcagagaagaggaaaatttcAGGTATCACACACTTCCTTACCTCAGTGACATAAGTGCTGGTTAAATCAGTGTGAGAATCCTCCCCTTGTTTCAGGCTGGCCTCTGAAATCTCCTCTTCAGTTCTTACCATAACTCCATCCATGAGTTCATTGCTATTCCTGCCACTAAATTTGGAGGCATCATCTTCATTGTAGGCTGACTGCTCTTCATCACTCAGCTTGGACTGGTGGATATCATCTGGGAAACTATTTGCTTCTAAGGTATCGGGAGGATCTGTCAAGTCAGCTGACTGAATGTCTGAATCAACAGTAAGTTCTGCCTGAGTGACAGAGGAGGAGATATCTTCAGCAGCAACGGTGCGGATTATGACACTTGGCGTGTGGCACTGCACTGTGACATTGTCACCTGTATTTAACAAGTGTTCTGGCTGTAAGcagtatttggaaaaagaaaaaaaaaaaatctcagagactTTCCTCTAAGTATCTTAAATCTTTCAACAAAGAAAGCAACTGAATTCAATGAAGTCGTTATTAAGTGTAATTTAAAGGCTTACATACACAGTACAGCAGCCCAGATCATCTTTTGACCTTTCATGGAATTAAATAACGAATTTGAGGACTGGCTTTAACTGCTCTataatttacaaataaatatgtaCTGTGAAACAGAGGCTAACTGTTCAGATGAGGAGGACTGCCCTAGATTCAAAAGGTCAGagctttccttttctgaattttgaaCACATGTGTTATGCAATCTTCAAtttgcttccctttccctccctccaacTGTCACTACTATACGAATTTTGTGAGGACCAACACACATTTGCGAGAGTAAcgggaaacagcaggaaaaagtaGTATTTCGTTTTGCCAGGGCTAGCCAGTAGGTGGAGACATCACATTTAGCCAGAGTAAGAACTATCCAAGCTAACATGTTCCCAAGCAACACgaagttgcttttaaaaaataatagtaaaaaaagaaattctcactCTTCAGTGAGAATTCTAAGTGGTCAAAGTAACATTGTTATGACTTAAGAACCTTTTCACAACCCTAATATGTACAAGGTAAGCAGGGCCCTGCATTATTAACGTTACTTACACCCCACCCCAAATATACGTCTTTTTTTGCTGCTCAAAATACATACAGATAAGGCATGAACTATGATCTGCTCTGGGGAGGCTGGAGCGGCAGCAGCTGTTAGGGTCATGGTAGGACTAGTTGTCAGTGTTAAAGGAAGGCCTTGGCTTGAGCTTGTCTGTAGTAAGTATGTACCTGGCGTTCCAGTGGGCTGGAGATGGAAGGACTACAAAAGAGAATACAAGTTTAATACCCAAACGTACCGCCTTCCTGGGTCACAGTTAGCACTCACAACATGCTTATTTACAGGAAAATCTACAGCAAACTCCTTACATACACAACATTCACTAGCATAACTGTAAACCCCctggaaaaaaccccaaatcctacTGCACTGATTGCTGCACTAAACTCAAGAAGTAGAGAGAAACTCATTTACAGCTCTACGTTACCGAAACAAGTATTAAGGCTGAGTCATGCATGTTGTATAACAGCAGGTAagaaagttaaaggaaaaaattactgttaaattgcgagagggaggaaaaaaaaaaaaaaaaaagcttttctcagcTCTTACAGAGGAACGACTTTACAGTGAAGTAAAAGCTGGTCACAACCACAACATTCCCATGAAATACAGTAACCGTTAACTCAGAGTTAAAATCAACTCTGGCTCGCCAGAGAGGGGAGGGCATGAAACAGATTCTGCTGAGCTCCAGTGATGCTCTTAGTGGAACCTGAACTGGGCCCAAAGGAAAGAATTAGACAGAAGATGCAGcagggaaaaggggagggagagggagagagagagtgagcgCCCTATCTTCACGGCTGTTGTTCTCACTAAAAGACTGAAGGCCAGATATGCCACTCTTGCTAGTGAGTAAAGATAGGGCCCTAACAATCCAACATGCAACACTAAACCTACTATTAAGATGAAAGAGAGACTGTGCTATTAATTACAGTACAATGCAACTGAGGAGAATCTTTACTTAGTGGAATCTTGTTCTAGCTCTGTTATGTTAAATTTCAACCAAAGAGACAAAGAAAGCATACAGGAAAATTTCATCACGTTAAGACAGATTTAAAGCACTTAGCTGTAATTCGCATTTTACTCCACAGCCCTACACGTTTAGAAATAGACTTTGCTCTAAACTGTTAAGTTTTAGACCAGTTAATTCTCCCCTCTTTCAATCTCTGCATGAAGAAAAATTGGGCAGTGGGGAAAACACAGTTCCATAGACTAAGAAGTCGCTGTGCTTAAAAGTACACAGTGACAAATACCAGTTCTCTGTTACTTACTGGAAGAATCTCAAAAGTCTGCAGCGTTCCACTGTTTAGTGTTATTGTCTCAGAGTCAACAGTAGCAGCAGGGGAATCAGTTGAGGCTGCAAGAGGagggagaacagaaaaagaacGTAGGTAAAGCAAAACGTTTCAGCCCATAACGTACTGTAATTGCTACACAGCAGGGTATTGTTACttccagtaataataataataagaagaaaactgGCAGCAATCCTAGTTACAAGGCTCTCTAATTTGTACCTAAGACACAACAGTATTTAAAGAAAGCATTCTTCAATCCagatgagcaaaagaaaaagtatagtTTAACTGCCCAGGGACACAAGCAAATTTAAGTTAAAGAAGTAATTAGATCTCATGTGATCTAATTATTTAACATTTGGAATGAGATGTGAAAGAGATTCCAGTTAAACTATATCCTTTGACTCACGTATCACTTGTTTTAAACTAGTGTCAGGTTTAATGTTGCTGTGCTTCCTGctgccttctgtttttctttatttttgttttgtactttttctGCCCTCCAAAGCGTGTTCGCGACTGATGAAACACCAGGTGCCCCCCAAGATGTTTGCTTATACTCTGTGGTGCCGCTGCAGTGTATAAAAGCTCTAAATACTCTTACTACAGGTGTGTGATTACGTATTCACTGCTATTAATTCTAAAGGTAACTAAGAACAGCATTAAAGATGGTTTAAGTATCAGACATTTCAAGATCACAGCTCGTACCCCAGGCTTTAAAAGATATCAAAAAACCTCTTCAGAGCCATTATTATGATTTCTACTTACTCTTGGGGCGGGAAAAATCAGGAAGTTCCAGGAAGCTGGaggtaaattaatattttgcctGGGATTATCCAATAATTCCATAAATACTGAAGGGGCAAGAAACCTAAGTGACCACAGTAGCACTGTAAGCACTGGAAACTTGGCAATCTCAGAATACGTTGCTTCAAAAGTAGAATAATTTTGGTATCTAAGAATACATAAGCTctgattttgagggttttttttttgttttttttttattgtagtggCACAGTCAAAGCTTCCCTCTGCAGACTCCCCTGGCATCCAGTAGCAGATAGCTGTGAAGTGTAGCCTCTCTCTTACCTAACCATTTACGTTCATAAAGCAGGAATTATGCATCTGAAACCTTGAGCCTTCTATAGGCTCAAGGTTAGCTATATGGTTATAGGTTATAGCTATAGGTTAGCTCTTATGGGATAGGGAAACAAAAGACGCAAAGTTCAATTTGATTACACAAACAGGAGTTCTTTAGGAAAGCAgactgaaaaaagggaaaagcatcCAGTAACTACGTGCTTGACAGGCAGACACAGAAGCAAGTGACGTTACAGAATAACCATTACAGGACTCAATTCCCACAAGACTAAGAGTTACAGAACGCCAGTAGATCTTGTCTGCTCACCAAAAACCTGTAGCTTTGACAAAGCTGGGTTGAAAGTATGAGACTACTGATGTATTACTACAGATAAAAAGGTTTGTGACTTAGTATTGCACGACATTCTAGTTAAGAAACATACCAGGTGAGATTAAGAAGGCACTTAATAATAGGCTAGCGTAACGTAATTACAAACAGAAGATTGTTTACCAGGCGCCTTTCTAGTCCGACTTTGGAAGAATCTGTTCGTGGCCTCTCTAACACTTTGTCATCAGCAAGACTGAAGCACTAACTTTTCCTAACAAAATTCACAAGTGACAAACAATGCAGAAGGGTAGGCAAAGCTTTAGGTTTCACTAAGGATAGTAATTCATGTCTTTCAACTACTTACAGACATGCGTAATCTGGACAGGAATTTGCAAAGCTGTCACAGGGCTTGGTGCGTTGCCTGCATTCTCCTCTAGGCGAGCCACTCGAATCTGAACATGCTGAACCCCCGAACTGGAATTAGTGTTTGGTAATCCACTTCCAGACTTGTTCTCCGAAAGCTGGTGCCCTGGATTGTTTTTTTGGTTCTCATGAAGTTGTTTAAGACCCTTTATTAGCACTGAGAGAAAGAATAATCATTCTAAACCATGCTGAAGAAGGGCATTTGAAACGCTAAGTGTGAGATTTATTCAAGACGAGAACAAAAAATAATCCTTCTGTATTTGGAACCCGAGCAATTAATTTATAGGTATTTCAAACAGAAATGCAGAGCACACATAAAACACATTTACTGTCAATTATCTGGGTGAACTTGATTTTCCTCAAGAAACCTAGACACTTTAGGATGCTTGGGAAAAATGGAAAGCTGATATAATTTTCAACATCTCTAAAAACACGTACAGTATCTTCCTAAGTTACAGTCAAGCCTCAGTATCACTAGTTACATAGTGTTGCAATCAGAAATAAAACCTCTAATCTCGCAAAAGATGGAAGCAGTTTTGTTGAAGAGGTTGAGAGAAGTGTAACTGGAAATAGGGAGCAAGAGACAGAATGAATCTCACGACGACTGCGCTGCAATTCTCCATCTGCTCATGAAGTGGCTGACGGCTCCAACAAAACCACCCACTTTTCACCATCACCACTGCGGTCCCATTGAGGGAGCAGTGTGTATACAAGGTTGCAAAAGCGCAGGCCTCTGCTCTTCTAGCATTCAATTCGGGGAACTGCTTAACATCTCCCACTCCTGACAGCATGGGCGTTTTGTCTGGGGAACGGGAGTAGATCCTGTTGATTCAGTGGTGTATTTCTATTATCAATTATTCGGCGGAAGAGCTCTCTGTTTATATCGTTTATACCGTACTGAGCCTAACAGGACTACTCTCTCAACTGCAGCCTCCAGGCATTACTAATACATAACCACCGCTGATGACCACAGCAGAAGCGTCCATTAAATTATAACTTTCATTATGACATACGACTCTTCTCtgggctctttttttcctcttcccaagacagagaaaagaagactgaAGGAAAGGTCATGGAGACTGAAATACCCTTTGGCTCAGGCATTAGGCTTTCTGAGCCAGAAATGAGAACTATTAGAGAGATGTGAGGACGTTTATACTccatttcttcccctcctctccattgTGCAGCCAGTGATAGAACTGGGTTCTGTCTACAAGTAAAAATCAGCACCTCAAACagattacattttaatattttaaaggtaaCGGATCTAACCTGAGGTGATATTGTTAGGCTGCAGATACATATCCTCTTCCAGCTGAAGAGGTCACTGCCCTCCATACCAAAGATCATCATCATCCGAGATCTGCCAGCTGAGCTGCTTATATACACGCTCTCACCTCAGCCAAAATGAGGGGAGTTGAC from Struthio camelus isolate bStrCam1 chromosome 1, bStrCam1.hap1, whole genome shotgun sequence carries:
- the DMTF1 gene encoding cyclin-D-binding Myb-like transcription factor 1 isoform X2, with protein sequence MIRVLMTPLHAFLLLQFQILQNEQLDEISPMGNEEVSAVSQAWFTTKEDKDSLTNKGHKWKQGMWSKEEIDILMSNIERYLKARGIKDATEIIFEMSKDERKDFYRTIAWGLNRPLFAVYRRVLRMYDDRNHVGKYTPEEIEKLKELRIKHGNDWATIGAALGRSASSVKDRCRLMKDTCNTGKWTEEEEKRLAEVVHELTSTEPGDIVTQGVSWAAVAERVGTRSEKQCRSKWLNYLNWKQSGGTEWTKEDEINLILRIAELEVSDENDINWDLLAEGWSSVRSPQWLRSKWWTIKRQIANHKDVSFPVLIKGLKQLHENQKNNPGHQLSENKSGSGLPNTNSSSGVQHVQIRVARLEENAGNAPSPVTALQIPVQITHVSSTDSPAATVDSETITLNSGTLQTFEILPSFHLQPTGTPGTYLLQTSSSQGLPLTLTTSPTMTLTAAAAPASPEQIIVHALSPEHLLNTGDNVTVQCHTPSVIIRTVAAEDISSSVTQAELTVDSDIQSADLTDPPDTLEANSFPDDIHQSKLSDEEQSAYNEDDASKFSGRNSNELMDGVMVRTEEEISEASLKQGEDSHTDLTSTYVTEDLGSPTIEEQVDQPTIDDETVLIVPSSHGFIQTSDDIDSESVLPLTTLTDPILQHHGDGSHIIGSSLGSPDSEDSKDVEDLVSCH